In the genome of Nocardiopsis composta, one region contains:
- a CDS encoding FAD-dependent oxidoreductase — protein MSETSTEILVVGGGLGGVAAALAAADSGRRVVLTEETDWIGGQLTSQAVPPDENPWIEMFGATASYRRLREGIRDHYRRAYPLRAEAAASRTLNPGAGRVSKLCHEPRVALAVLEEMIGPHRAAGRITVLLRHRPVAAHTDGGRVLAVDLRDEEGGTRTVRADYVLDATENGDLLPMTGTAHVTGAEARSEHGEPHAPETADPANLQGITYCFAVSHHEGEDHTIDRPEGYDFWRSYRPGFWPGPLLGFSAPDPRTLEPVERTFAPNPDVDPLAVDADQSADAGDKELWGFRRILARRMHRPGAFDSDITLANWPLNDYWLTPALEIDGLVGAADVRRAHEEARRLSLSVLYWLQTEAPRPDGGTGFPGLRPRPDVTGAEHGLAKAAYVRESRRIRAVTTVTEHDVSLDLLGPHGIVRRQDSVGIGSYRIDLHPSTGGDNYIDVPSVPFEIPLGALLPAQETNLLPAAKNIGTTHITNGCFRLHPVEWNIGEAAGRLAAFSLEHGTTPHAVRAKDDLLDRFTALLDRTGVERHWPEIRGY, from the coding sequence ATGAGCGAGACCAGCACCGAGATCCTCGTCGTCGGCGGAGGGCTGGGCGGCGTCGCCGCCGCCCTGGCGGCCGCCGACTCCGGCCGCCGGGTCGTCCTGACCGAGGAGACCGACTGGATCGGCGGCCAGCTCACCTCGCAGGCCGTCCCCCCGGACGAGAACCCCTGGATCGAGATGTTCGGGGCCACCGCCTCCTACCGGCGGCTGCGCGAGGGCATCCGGGACCACTACCGGCGGGCCTACCCGCTGCGCGCCGAGGCCGCGGCCTCGCGCACCCTCAACCCCGGGGCGGGCCGGGTCAGCAAGCTCTGCCACGAGCCGCGGGTGGCCCTCGCGGTCCTGGAGGAGATGATCGGCCCGCACCGCGCGGCCGGGCGGATCACCGTCCTGCTCCGGCACCGGCCGGTGGCGGCGCACACCGACGGCGGCCGCGTCCTCGCCGTGGACCTCCGGGACGAGGAGGGGGGCACCCGCACCGTCCGCGCGGACTACGTGCTGGACGCCACGGAGAACGGCGACCTGCTCCCCATGACCGGGACCGCGCACGTCACCGGCGCGGAGGCCCGCTCCGAGCACGGCGAACCGCACGCCCCCGAGACCGCCGACCCCGCGAACCTCCAGGGCATCACCTACTGCTTCGCCGTCTCGCACCACGAGGGCGAGGACCACACCATCGACCGCCCGGAGGGCTACGACTTCTGGCGCTCCTACCGGCCCGGCTTCTGGCCCGGGCCGCTGCTGGGCTTCTCCGCCCCCGACCCGCGCACCCTGGAGCCCGTCGAGCGCACCTTCGCCCCCAACCCCGACGTGGACCCGCTGGCGGTCGACGCCGACCAGAGCGCCGACGCCGGCGACAAGGAGCTGTGGGGCTTCCGCCGCATCCTCGCCCGGCGCATGCACCGCCCCGGGGCCTTCGACTCCGACATCACCCTCGCCAACTGGCCGCTCAACGACTACTGGCTCACCCCGGCCCTGGAGATCGACGGGCTGGTCGGCGCCGCGGACGTCCGCCGCGCCCACGAGGAGGCCCGCCGGCTCTCCCTGTCGGTGCTGTACTGGCTGCAGACCGAGGCCCCGCGCCCCGACGGCGGCACCGGCTTCCCCGGCCTGCGCCCCCGCCCCGACGTCACCGGCGCGGAGCACGGCCTGGCCAAGGCCGCCTATGTGCGCGAGTCCCGCCGGATCAGGGCGGTGACCACGGTCACCGAGCACGACGTGTCCCTGGACCTGCTCGGACCGCACGGCATCGTCCGCCGGCAGGACTCCGTCGGCATCGGCAGCTACCGCATCGACCTGCACCCCTCCACCGGCGGCGACAACTACATCGACGTCCCCAGCGTGCCCTTCGAGATCCCGCTGGGCGCGCTGCTGCCGGCGCAGGAGACCAACCTGCTGCCCGCCGCCAAGAACATCGGCACCACCCACATCACCAACGGCTGCTTCCGCCTGCACCCCGTCGAGTGGAACATCGGCGAGGCCGCCGGGCGGCTGGCCGCCTTCTCCCTGGAGCACGGCACCACGCCGCACGCGGTGCGCGCCAAGGACGACCTCCTGGACCGCTTCACCGCGCTGCTGGACCGCACCGGCGTCGAACGCCACTGGCCCGAGATCCGGGGCTACTGA
- a CDS encoding hydantoinase/oxoprolinase family protein, translating into MSDPETGPAPGPVRIGIDVGGTFTDAVAVSAATFELLGQVKVPTSHDHPDGVAHGIMTALERLLKEVGVDAGDVGFLAHGTTQATNALLEGDVATIGIVGVGTGYDAFAVRRLRSLGRLRLDSGHRLPVRYAAVRDPGDPEAALAGVDAVLAEGAEVVVAVEPFSVDDSEGERAVLDAAARRGVPATATHEITRLYGLTKRARTAALNAGVMPRMLQTADLVESSIAKAGIGAPLMVMRCDGGVMSLAEMRHRPLLTILSGPAAGVAGALMRERISEGVFLETGGTSTDISVIRRGNVQIRHVDMGGRETYLSALDVRTVGVGGGSVVRLGGGDGAGAAVLADVGPRSAHIAGLPYACFADPAELGGARLVRVAPLDGDPADHAVLESGTRRFALTVTCAANALGRVPGGDYARADPRAARAAMEPLARALGTDVEGAARAVLDKAVERVAEAVEDLVRAYGLDRSVCTLVGGGGGAATVTPHLGEHLGIRARIAAHSEVISPLGVALALVRETVERIIPGATHADVLAVRAEAEQAVLDQGADPGGVEVDVTVDPQRNLVTAVATGATELRTRDRAAGADGTAARAAAAEALGAAPGELTEYASNAAYTVFGLLRRPSGPFGRLARERRHVRVVDGEGVVRLHNGDAEVDTLVAGQAEGRLKDLVEERTSYGDGGAVPPAVWLLLGPKIADLSGVMDAGHLLALASTEIGRRAPDEKVIAIMERRR; encoded by the coding sequence ATGAGCGACCCGGAGACGGGGCCGGCCCCCGGCCCCGTCCGCATCGGCATCGACGTCGGCGGCACCTTCACCGACGCGGTGGCGGTCAGCGCCGCGACCTTCGAGCTCCTCGGCCAGGTGAAGGTGCCCACCAGCCACGACCACCCCGACGGGGTCGCGCACGGCATCATGACCGCCCTGGAGCGGCTGCTGAAGGAGGTCGGCGTCGACGCCGGCGACGTCGGCTTCCTCGCGCACGGCACCACCCAGGCCACCAACGCCCTGCTGGAGGGCGACGTGGCCACCATCGGCATCGTCGGCGTCGGCACCGGCTACGACGCCTTCGCCGTCCGGCGGCTGCGCTCGCTGGGCAGGCTCCGCCTCGACTCCGGGCACCGGCTTCCGGTGCGCTACGCCGCCGTGCGCGACCCCGGCGACCCCGAGGCGGCGCTCGCCGGCGTCGACGCGGTGCTCGCCGAGGGCGCCGAGGTCGTCGTGGCCGTGGAGCCGTTCAGCGTGGACGACTCGGAGGGGGAGCGGGCCGTCCTGGACGCCGCCGCCCGCAGAGGGGTGCCCGCCACCGCCACGCACGAGATCACCCGCCTGTACGGCCTCACCAAGCGGGCCCGCACCGCCGCGCTCAACGCCGGCGTGATGCCCCGCATGCTGCAGACCGCCGACCTGGTCGAGAGCAGCATCGCCAAGGCCGGGATCGGCGCGCCGCTGATGGTGATGCGCTGCGACGGGGGAGTGATGTCCCTGGCGGAGATGCGGCACCGCCCCCTGCTCACCATCCTCTCCGGGCCCGCCGCCGGCGTCGCGGGCGCCCTGATGAGGGAGCGGATCAGCGAGGGCGTCTTCCTGGAGACCGGCGGGACCTCCACCGACATCAGCGTCATCCGCCGCGGGAACGTCCAGATCAGGCACGTCGACATGGGCGGCAGGGAGACCTACCTGTCGGCCCTGGACGTGCGCACCGTGGGCGTCGGCGGCGGCTCCGTGGTCCGCCTGGGCGGGGGCGACGGGGCCGGCGCCGCGGTGCTGGCCGACGTCGGGCCGCGCAGCGCGCACATCGCGGGGCTGCCCTACGCCTGCTTCGCCGACCCCGCCGAGCTCGGCGGGGCCCGCCTGGTGCGGGTCGCGCCGCTGGACGGCGACCCCGCCGACCACGCCGTCCTGGAGAGCGGCACCCGCCGGTTCGCCCTCACCGTCACCTGCGCGGCCAACGCCCTGGGCAGGGTGCCCGGCGGCGACTACGCGCGGGCCGACCCCCGGGCCGCCCGGGCCGCGATGGAACCGCTGGCCCGCGCCCTGGGAACCGACGTCGAAGGCGCCGCCCGCGCCGTCCTGGACAAGGCCGTCGAACGGGTCGCCGAAGCGGTGGAGGACCTGGTCCGCGCCTACGGCCTCGACCGGTCGGTGTGCACCCTGGTCGGGGGAGGCGGCGGCGCCGCCACCGTCACCCCGCACCTCGGCGAGCACCTGGGCATCCGGGCCCGCATCGCCGCGCACAGCGAGGTGATCAGCCCGCTGGGCGTCGCCCTCGCCCTGGTCCGGGAGACCGTCGAGCGCATCATCCCCGGGGCGACGCACGCCGACGTGCTGGCGGTGCGCGCCGAGGCCGAGCAGGCCGTGCTCGACCAGGGCGCCGACCCGGGCGGGGTGGAGGTCGACGTCACGGTCGACCCGCAGCGCAACCTGGTCACCGCCGTCGCCACCGGCGCCACCGAACTGCGCACCCGGGACCGCGCCGCCGGCGCCGACGGCACCGCCGCCCGCGCCGCGGCGGCCGAGGCCCTCGGAGCGGCCCCCGGCGAGCTCACCGAGTACGCCTCCAACGCCGCCTACACCGTGTTCGGGCTGCTCCGCCGCCCCTCGGGCCCGTTCGGCCGGCTGGCCCGCGAGCGCCGGCACGTCCGGGTCGTCGACGGCGAAGGGGTGGTGCGCCTGCACAACGGCGACGCGGAGGTGGACACCCTCGTCGCCGGCCAGGCCGAGGGGCGGCTCAAGGACCTGGTGGAGGAGCGCACCTCCTACGGCGACGGCGGCGCCGTCCCGCCCGCCGTGTGGCTGCTGCTCGGCCCCAAGATCGCCGATCTCTCCGGCGTCATGGACGCCGGCCACCTGCTGGCCCTGGCCTCCACCGAGATCGGCAGGCGCGCCCCCGACGAGAAGGTGATCGCGATCATGGAGCGGCGCCGATGA
- a CDS encoding transporter, translated as MTALGILLTMAAGVGLMLTRRLPTAFALVLLAVAIALIAGAPLTGEEESVVGTVVQEGAPLLAATMVAILLGSWLGTLMSEAGIAATLVRKIVEFGGERPSAVAVGIFLVAILCGSITGSAPAAMLAGVVGIPAMIAVGVAPTVAAGTVLVGIAAGLPLELINWQFLSDAIGVPVSTIRHFQLRLFPIALVGGLVYILVEMRRTGVRHTWAVRVGPGGRGAGGRRERAAERRRRRGDAPWYALATPLVPIVLALGLEVPIVPSLLAGVVFALVTAVPWREMTSTALRTLYRAFDVAAPPIVLFIAIGMLLAAVNLPGAVEALGPVVVAVSPGNAVLFVLVFALLAPLSLYRGPMNIFGLGAGVAGVLVAGGIYPAPAVVGLMASYGQVLGVSDPTSTQTVWSSQYAGVRPERSMMSTLPYTWVIAAAGLCLTAYLYLL; from the coding sequence GTGACCGCCCTGGGAATCCTGCTCACCATGGCGGCGGGCGTCGGCCTGATGCTGACCCGCCGCCTGCCCACCGCCTTCGCGCTCGTCCTGCTCGCCGTCGCCATCGCGCTCATCGCCGGCGCGCCGCTCACCGGGGAGGAGGAGAGCGTGGTCGGCACCGTCGTCCAGGAGGGCGCGCCGCTCCTGGCGGCCACCATGGTGGCCATCCTGCTGGGCAGCTGGCTGGGCACCCTGATGTCGGAGGCCGGGATCGCCGCCACGCTCGTCCGCAAGATCGTCGAGTTCGGCGGGGAGCGCCCCTCCGCGGTGGCGGTCGGCATCTTCCTGGTGGCGATCCTGTGCGGCAGCATCACCGGTTCGGCCCCGGCGGCGATGCTCGCCGGCGTGGTCGGCATCCCGGCGATGATCGCCGTGGGGGTCGCCCCCACGGTCGCCGCCGGCACGGTCCTGGTCGGCATCGCCGCCGGCCTGCCTCTGGAGCTCATCAACTGGCAGTTCCTGTCCGACGCGATCGGCGTCCCGGTGTCCACCATCCGCCACTTCCAGCTCCGCCTGTTCCCGATCGCGCTGGTCGGGGGCCTGGTCTACATCCTCGTCGAGATGCGCCGCACCGGGGTGCGGCACACCTGGGCGGTGCGGGTCGGCCCCGGCGGGAGGGGCGCGGGCGGCCGCCGCGAGCGGGCGGCGGAGCGGCGCCGCCGCCGCGGGGACGCCCCCTGGTACGCGCTGGCCACCCCGCTCGTACCGATCGTCCTCGCCCTGGGACTGGAGGTGCCCATCGTCCCCTCGCTGCTGGCCGGCGTGGTCTTCGCCCTGGTCACCGCGGTCCCCTGGCGGGAGATGACGAGCACCGCGCTGCGCACCCTCTACCGGGCCTTCGACGTGGCCGCGCCGCCCATCGTGCTGTTCATCGCCATCGGCATGCTGCTGGCCGCGGTGAACCTGCCCGGTGCCGTCGAGGCGCTCGGCCCGGTCGTGGTCGCCGTCAGCCCCGGCAACGCGGTGCTGTTCGTGCTGGTGTTCGCGCTGCTGGCCCCGCTCAGCCTCTACCGGGGGCCGATGAACATCTTCGGCCTGGGCGCCGGGGTGGCCGGCGTACTGGTGGCCGGCGGCATCTACCCGGCCCCGGCGGTGGTCGGCCTGATGGCCTCCTACGGGCAGGTCCTGGGCGTCTCCGACCCCACCAGCACGCAGACCGTGTGGAGCTCGCAGTACGCGGGGGTGCGCCCGGAGCGCTCCATGATGTCCACGCTGCCCTACACCTGGGTGATCGCCGCCGCCGGCCTGTGCCTCACCGCCTACCTGTACCTGCTCTGA